The nucleotide sequence CACGCGGCGACGGAGAGCCCGAGAGCGTTGGGCGCCCAGAGGAGGGCGATCATTCCCGGACCGGATCGTCTCTCCAGCGCTCCCGCCGCGGCGATGAACAGGTAGTAGACCAGGACCAGGGCGACGGTGATTCCGACGGCGGCCGATTTTCCCCGGGATCGTAGGGAGAACCCGAGGGGAATCGCGAGCAGGCCGAAGGAGAGGCACGATACGGCGAGGGAGAGCCGGCGGTGGAAATGGTACCGATAGGTGGCGTTCGCCCCTCCGCCCCCGGTAGCGTCGACCTTCCGTGACAGTTCGGGGAGGGTCATCCCGTTCGGGTTGTTCCCGCCGGAAACGGAGGAGGCCTCGAGGGGGATCCGAAACGTCATTCGGCCGAAGGAGGCGACGCGGTACAAAGGCTTCCCGGTAGGCTCGCCGTGGATGGTCCCGTCGGACAACTCCAGCCCTACCACCCCGTCGCCGGCCGCGGGCACGAAGCGCCCCTCCCGCGCAAATACGAGCAGCGGATCGTCTCCCGCCGGGCGGAAGGAGAGGAAGACGCCAAACATCCTCTGACCGTCCGGGGAGACCCGGTCGGGGTACACCAGCACCTCGGGGGTGATCTCGCGGAAGACGTGCCCGGAGGCGACGGCGCCGGTGCGCTCGGAGACGATCCGTGCGAGGGTGCGCTGCGTCTCGTGGTACCCCCAGGGAACCCCCTGCCATCCGGTGAGCAGCACCCCGGCGCACGTGATGACACTGGCGGCCAGCACGGGGAGCGCGACCCCGCGCATCCCCACCCCGGCGGCGGAGAGCGCCGTCGTCTCGGAGTCCGCGGCGAGCCGCCCCAGGCCGAGCAGGACCGCGAGGAGCAGGGAGGCGGGAAGGGTGATCTCGAAGAACGGGGGGAGGAGGGAGAGGAGGAGGCGCCCGACGAGGGGCGTCGCCACCCCCTTTGCGATCACCAGGTCCGCGAGTCGCGAGATCCGCTGGAGCAGGACGATGACGGTAAAGCTTCCCAGCCCGACCAGGAACGGACCGGTCATTTCGCCGAGCAGATATTTCCGTGTGATTCTCATCGTGTAGTATCATACGCTATCATTATGGATGTCATCGAGGGGTCCGGGAACTTCTCCCTGCCCGGGGAGTCTTCCCTGACGATCGGAAATTTCGACGGGGTGCACCTTGGCCATCGGGAGCTTCTGCGGCGGACCGTGGCGCGCGCCCGGGATGTAGGCCTGCATGCCGTCGCGCTCACCTTCACGCCGCATCCCGTCCGCTTCTTCACCCCCAAGGCGCGCTTCTACGAGATCACCTCGATGGGGGAAAAGGCGTCCCGGATCGAAGAGCTCGGGATCGATCTCCTGGTCGTCGAGTCGTTCACCGGGGCGATCGGCGGGATGGAACCGGAGGAGTTCGCCAGGACGGTTCTCCATGAGCGGTTGCGCGCCCGTTTCATCACCGTGGGATACGACTTCACCTTCGGGAGGAACCGGACGGGGTCTCCGGGGATGCTCCGTCGGATCGGCGGCGAGCTCGGGTTTGAGGTGGATGTTGTCCCGCCGCTTCTGCGAGGTGGGGCGATCGTGAGCTCCAGCCGCATCCGGGAGCTTCTGCTCTCGGGACGGGTTCGGGAGGCCGAGGAGCTCCTGTGTCGCCCGTACGCGGTGTCCGGGCGGGTGATCCCAGGCGCCGCCCGGGGGAAAAAGCTCGGGTTTCCGACGGCAAACGTCGAGTTCACGCAGGAACTCATCCCGTTGCCGGGAGTGTACGTGATCGACGCCGCCGTGGGGGGTGTCGTCCGGAGGGGGGTGGCCAACGTCGGGTTCAACCCCACCTTCGGGGAGAACTCCCTCGCGGTGGAGGCGCACATCCTCGACTTCGCGGGCGATCTCTACGGACAGGAGATGACGGTGCGCTTCCGGGACCGCATCCGTGACGAGAGGAAGTTCAAGAGCGTGGAGGAACTGGTGCGCCAGATCGGGAAAGACGTCGCGTACGCGCGGTCGGCGAGGCTGACGAAGTGCTTCAATTCATAAATACGGCGGCGAATCCAAAGAGCGATCCCAGAGCGCGCTGCGCCTCCGGGACTTTCCCTTCGGCGGAGTCGCCGCAGGAGGGGGGGCGTAGTGAGGTAAAGCGCAGCCGCGCGGGTTCACCGCACGGCGAGCCACGAACGGAGCCCCGCCCTCCGAGGCGACGCAGCCGGGCCCTTCCGTTGCATGCGCTTTCCGTCCTTCTCCTCCTCCCGATCCTCGTCGCGTGCACCGGCGGAGGGCCGGCGAGCGCGCCGGCGCCATCCAGCGCCGCCTCGGTCCAGCAGGCGCTCGTCGCCGCCGTGGAGCGATCCGTCCCCGCGGTGGTCAACATCCGCACGGTCACCCGCTTCGCGCGCGGAACGCCGGGGTCGGGACTGCGGCCGGACGGCCGCTCCCCGGAGTATCTCGTGGACCTGCTCGAGGAGAACGGCGGGTACCGCGAGAACTCCCTCGGGTCGGGGGTCATCGTCGGGGAGGACGGGCTGATCGTCACCAACGAGCACGTCATCCGAGACGCCGACGAGATCGTGGTCAGGCTTTCGGATCGGAGCGAGTACCGGGCGAAGGTAATCGGGGCGGACGTCCGGACGGACGTAGCCGTTCTGCGGATCCAGCCGCCCGGAAAGCTCCCGGTGGCGACGTTGGGCGACTCCTCCCGCCTGAGGGTCGGGGAATTCGCCATTGCGGTGGGGAACCCGTTCGGCCTCGAAAGCACCGTGACTCTCGGCGTGGTGAGCGCGACCGGGCGCAACGCGGACCCGGACCACGAGGGCGGGGACGATTTCATCCAGACCGACGCGTCGATCAACCCGGGGAACTCGGGCGGGCCGCTCCTCAACGCGCAGGGGGAAGTGGTCGGGATCAACACGTCGATGGTGACCACCGCCCAAGGGATCGGTTTCGCTATCCCGATCAATACGGTCCGGTCGGTCGAACAGGACCTCGTCGCGCACGGGACGGTTCGGCGGGGGTGGCTCGGCCTTGGGATCCAGGCCCTTCCTCCGGAACTGGCCGACGCGTTCGGAGCGAAGGGCGAACAGGGGATCCTGGTGAACCGTGTCGTTCCGGGCAGCCCCGCCGAACGGGGGGGCGTGCGGATGGGGGACATCCTGGTCGCCTTCGGGAAGACCCGCGTGTCCGGGGTCAAGGAGTTCCAGGGTCTGGTCTCCGGAACGGCGCCCGGCTCCCCGGTGATGCTCGAGGTGCTTCGCGAGGGGAAACGGGCGGCCGTGACGGTGAGGGTCGAAGAGGCGGAGAAGCAGGCGGAGGGGGAGGGGAGGCGCCCGCCCCGCCGTGAGCCTGTGGACTCTACCGGGGTGGCCGTGCGGCCCGTGCCAAAGCGCCTGCTGCGGGAGATGGAGCTTCGCGGAGGCGTCGAAGTGACGTTCGTCGAGACCGCCAGCCCGGCGTGGGACGGCGGCGTCCGGGAAGGGGACGTCCTTCTCTCCATCAACCGGGAAACGGTTCTCGGCCTCGACGAGTACCGAAAGGCCGTGTCGCGACTCCCCCGGGGGCGGCCGGCGTTCGCCTTGGTCTACCGGGAGGGTGTTCAGCTTTACGTGGCGCTGAAAAGCAGGTAAGGAGGCTATCCGGATAGCCTCCCAAGGAGGAGCCGATGGGAGTGGTGAAGGACACGGACGTGGCCCGGCGGATCGCCCGGGCGGTGGTCTCCGACATCGCGCTGTACAACGCGAAGAAGGTCGAGGAAGGAGTCCGGAACGACACCCTCTTCGATCTCCTGAAGGCGGAGATCGAAGAGGGACAGGGGTACTACTTGAGCCGTGTCGACCCCGAGATCGCGAAGAGTACGAATTATTTCGACCAGGCGCTGGTGGATGTCCTGCTCAAGCCGGCCGGGCGCATCCCCTCGAAGATCTGGTAGCATGTCGCCGCGCGAGCCGCGCGAGACGCGCGAGACGCACCGGCTGATCGTTCCGGCCGACCGGGCGGGGGAACGTCTCGACCGGTATCTTCCGGAGGCGATTCCCGGGATCTCCCGGGCGCGCGGGCAACGATTGATCGAGGAGGGGAACGTCCGCCTGGCGGGAGAGGTCGTGCGTCCGTCGACCCGACTGAAGGGCGGGGAACCGGTGACCGTCGTCATCCCTCCGCCCGTCTCCCTCGACATGGCGCCGGAGGATCTTCCCCTCCGTGTTCTGTACGAAGACGCCCACCTGCTGGTCGTCGAAAAGCCTGCCGGAATGGTGGTTCACCCCGCACCGGGACACCCCCGGGGAACCCTCGTAAACGCGCTCCTGGGGCACTCCGACACCTTGTCCGGGATCGGGGGCGTTTCCCGTCCGGGGATCGTCCACCGGCTCGATCGGGACACCTCGGGGGTCCTCGTGGTCTCGAAGACCGACGCCGCCCACGGGACGCTGTCCGCCCGGTTCGCCGCCCATGCGATGGAGCGGAAGTACCATGGGGTCGTCTTCGGAGGTCCTCCCGCGGACAAGGGGACCGTGTCGACGCGGATCGGGAGGCACCCCGTCCACCGGAAAAAGATGGCGGTCCTGCCGGCGGGGGGACGGGAGGCCGTCACCCGCTACCGGCGGCTCGAAACGTTCGGCCCCTTCTCTCTTCTCGAGTTCCGGCTCGAGACGGGACGCACCCACCAGGTGCGTGTTCACTGCGCCCACCTCGGCTGTCCGATCGTCGGAGACGACGTGTACGGAAGGCCGCGGAAGATCCCCCTCGGGAAGGGGGCGTCCGCGCGAACGGTGACCGTCTCCCGTTTTCTCCTGCACGCGTTCCATCTTGCGTTCCCGCATCCGGTCACGGGGGAGCCCCTTTCCTTCACCATTCCCGACCCACCGGAGTTCGAAGCTTTTCGCGCCGCGGTCGAAGCGGCCCGATGAACCCCCTTCCGTACTTCGTGCAGTCCCCCCTGCTGCGGTCGGTGCCGGAGGTCTACCACGCCTTCCTCGGCGTGGACCCGGTGGATGGGAGGGGTCGCCGCGAACGGCTGCGGGAGGTCTTCTCCCTTGCCGCGGAAACGGTCGGGACGCTGAAGCAGGTCCACTCTGCGTCCGTCCTTTTCTTCGAACCCGGGGACGGGGATGTCCCGGGCGGGTGGAAGCGGGAGGGGGACGCCCTCTGGACGGAGGTCCCCGGGACCGGCGTGGGAGTCCACACGGCGGATTGCGTTCCTATCCTTCTCGCCCACCCGAAGATCCGCGTCGTCGCTGCCGTCCATGCAGGGTGGCGAGGGCTCGCCGCCGGAATCGTCGGGGAAACCGTCCGCGTTCTTGCGGAGCGATTGGGGGACGCCGCCGTGGAGGAGATCTTCGCCGTCGCCGGGCCGTGTGCGCGGGGTTGCTGCTACGAGATCGGAGAGGAAACGGCGGAGGCGCTCCACGGCCTGCCGGGGGAGGCGGACCACCTCAAGAGAGGGAAGACGCCGGGGAAGTGGACCGCCGACCTCCAGGGGATCGCGCTCGCGGCGCTCCGGGGCGCCGGGATTCCAGCGGGTCAAACGGAGGCGGCGGGGCCCTGCACGATCTGCTCCCCCCGCTTTCACTCCTTCCGCCGGGAAAAGTCGACGACCGCCCGCCAGCTGAGTTTTCTCTATATCAGGGATTGACGCGGGAGTCTTTATTAAGGTAATGTTGTATTCTCTGGACCAGACCAGCGCACATTCGGCGTTAACTTACTGCCCTTTGGAGTGCCTTCCGAGCGTTTTTCCACCACGTTGAAGACGGTGGTTCCCATTTGCCGCAGGAGAATACCTATGTTTCCGGGGGAGCGTGCATGAATCTGAAAGAACTGAAAGGGATGCGAATCGGCGATCTGACCGAGATCGCGAAGAAGATGAACGTCGACGGGGCCGCCGGCCTGAAAAAGCAGGAACTCATCTTCGCCATCCTCCAGTCCCAGACCGACCAGGAAGTGATCGTCTCGGGAGAGGGGGTCCTCGAGGTCCTCCCCGACGGCTACGGCTTCCTCCGCGCCCCCGACTCCAACTACCTCCCGGGTCCCGACGACATCTACGTCTCTCCCTCGCAGATCCGCCGCTTCGGCCTGCGCACCGGGGACACCGTCAGCGGACAGATCCGGGCTCCCAAGGGGGACGAGCGGTACTTCGCCCTCCTGAAGGTCGAGAAGGTCAACTTCGAAGATCCCGAAATCAGCAAGGACAAGATCCTCTTCGACAACCTGACGCCCCTCTACCCGCAGGAAAAGTTCACGATGGAGTACGCGCAGAACAACTACGCCACCCGGATCATCGACCTTTTCGCGCCGATCGGAATGGGACAGCGCGCGCTGATCACCTCCCCGCCGCGGGCGGGGAAAACGGTCATCCTCCAGAACATCGCCAACGGCCTCACCAAGAACCACCCCGAGGCCGTCCTCATCGTGCTTCTCATCGACGAGCGGCCCGAGGAGGTGACCGACATGCAGCGCAGCGTCGTGGGTGAGGTCATCTCCTCCACGTTCGACGAGCCGGCGCAGCGCCACGTACAGGTGGCGGAGATGGTCCTCGAGAAGGCGAAGCGCCTCGTGGAGCACAAGAAGGACGTGGTCATCCTGCTCGACAGCATCACGCGACTGGCGCGGGCCTACAACGCCGTCGTGCCCCCGTCGGGGAAGGTCCTCTCCGGCGGGGTCGACGCCAACGCCCTTCAGAAACCGAAGCGGTTCTTCGGGGCGGCACGGAACATCGAGGAGGGCGGGTCGCTGACCATCATCGCGACGGCCCTCATCGAGACCGGCAGCCGGATGGACGAGGTGATCTTCGAGGAGTTCAAGGGGACCGGCAACAACGAGCTCGTCCTCGACCGGAAGATCGCCGAGAAGCGGATCTTCCCTGCCATCGACATCAACAAGTCCGGCACGCGGAAGGAGGAGCTTCTCCTCGAGAAGAACCTCCTCCAGCGCGTATGGATCCTCCGGAAGTTCCTCTCCCCCCTGTCGCCTGCGGAGAGCATGGAGTTCCTCCTCGACAAGATCTCCAAGACCAAGACGAACAAGGAGTTCATCGAGTCGATGAACTCCTGAAACGGCGGAAAGGAAACGAAACGATGCGGGAAAACATTCATCCGAAGTACGTCAGCGCGACCGTGAAATGCGCCTGCGGGAACACCTTCGAGACGATGTCGGTCACGGAGGAGATCAAGGTGGCCATCTGCTCCAACTGCCACCCCTTCTTCACGGGCAAGCAGAAGCTGATCGACACCGCGGGACGGATCGAGAAGTTCGAGAAGAAGTACGGCACGGGGGCGAAGGCCTGATACCCCGTCGGGGGCGCCTTCCGGCCGTGAACGTTTCGCTGCTCACGTGCACCCCCGACCCGGAGCGCGTCGTCGCGCTCGCGGCGAGGTTGTGCACATCTCCCGCGTCGATCGGTGAACTCCGGGAGAAGATCTCCCGGGGCGACGCGAGGAATCTCATCCGCCGGGTCCTCTCGATGGGGCACACCTCCGTCCTCGAGCACGTAACCCTCACCTACGGCGTGGAGGGGATCTCCCGCGCCGCCTCGCACCAGCTGGTCCGCCACCGCATCGCCTCGTATTCCCAGCAGAGCCAGCGGTACGTCGCCGCGAAGTTCGGGTACGTCACTCCCCCGACCGTCGCGGCCTCTCCCGGGCTTTTGGCCGGGTACGAGCGCCACATGGCGGCATGCTCCCGGATTTACGCGAAAATGATGAAGGCCGGCGTTCCGCCGGAGGACGCACGCTTCGCCCTTCCCAACGCGACGGAAACGAAGATCCTGATCACGATGAACGCGCGGGAGCTGCACCATTTCTTCGCCCTGCGCACGTGCCGGCGGGCGCAATGGGAGATCCGCGAGATGGCGAAGCGGATGCTCTCGGCCGCGAGGGAGCGGGCGCCGCTGCTGTTCGAGACGGCGGGCCCCGGCTGTGTCCGGGGAGGGTGCCCGGAAGGGAAGATGAGCTGCGGAAAGCCGGCGGAGGTGCGCCGGGAGATCGAGGCTCTCGGGAAGGGAGACGGCGCCTGATGCCCCCGGAACCTGCGGAACTCGTCCTCGGCGGCCAGGCGGTCATCGAGGGCGTGATGATGAAGGGGCCGCTGGCGTACGCGGTCGCGGTGCGGAAGGCCAGCGGAGAGATCCGGGTCCGGGACTTCCCCCTCGTGGAATCGGCGGCGAGGAAGCGGATTGCGAAGATCCCCGTGGTGCGCGGGGTCGTGACGATGGCGGCGATGCTGGCGATCGGGTACCGCGCCCTGCAATACTCGGCGGACGAGGCGATGGAGGACGCGGAAGGGGCTTCGGCCGCCGCGAAGGGGACGGGGGAAGGCGCGATTCCGGGGGGGCTGGCCATGGCGGGCGCCATGGCGATGGCGCTTCTCCTGGGGGTCGGCCTCTTTTTCCTTCTCCCGCTGTATGCGACCCACCTCCTGGCCGGCCTGGTCCCCGCCCTTCACGGGTCGATCGCCTTCAACCTCGCGGACGGGGCGATCCGGGTGCTGCTCTTTGTCCTGTACATCGTCGGGATCACGCGGATGAAGGACATCCGGAGGGTCTTCGAGTACCATGGCGCGGAGCACAAGGTGATCAACGCCTACGAGGCGAAGGCGGACCTCGCGCCCGAAGCGGTGCGGGGATACCCGCGCCTGCACCCGCGGTGCGGCACCAGCTTCCTCCTGTTCGTGATGGTGATCAGCATCCTCGTCTTCTCCCTCATCCCGAGGGAGAGCTCTCTGCTGGAGAAGGCGCTCCTTCGTCTTCCCCTGATCCCCGCGATCGCGGGGATCTCCTACGAGGTGCTGCGGCTGTCGGCGAAAAAGACCCGGTCCACCTGGTTCCGGGCGCTCGTCGCGCCGGGGCTGTGGCTGCAACGTCTGACCACCCGGGAGCCGGACCTGCCCCAGATCGAGGTGGCGATCGCGTCGTTCCTGCGCGTGTCGGGGCCGCCGGGGTCGGAGGTCTCCCTTGTGGGATAAACTCGAGTCGGCCACGGCGCGGATACCGGAGCTGGAGCGCCTGCTGTCCGACCCGGCGGTCACGGGGAACCCGCGGGAGATGCAGAGGATCGGGCGGGAGCTCGCCGAACTGCGCCCGGTGGCGGAGGTCCACGCGCGGTACCGGAAGGTCGAGCAGGAGCTCGCCGACAATCTCGCCCTGCAGGACAGCGAGACCGACCCTGCGATGAAGGCGATGGTCCGCGAGGAGATCGATCGGCTGACATCGGAGAAGGATCTTCTCGCCGGCGAGATCCGCACCCTGCTCGTCCCGAAGGATCCGAACGACGAAAAGAATATCCTGATCGAGATCCGCGCCGGCGCCGGGGGCGACGAGGCGTCCGCCTTCGCCGGGGAGCTCTTCCGCGCTTACGGGATGTACGCCGACTCCCGGCGCTGGAAGGTCGAGATCCTCTCCCGCAGCGAGACGGGGCTGGGGGGGACCAAGGAAGTGATCGCCATGATCGAGGGGCGCGGGGCGTACAGCCGCCTGAAGTACGAAAGCGGTGTCCACCGGGTCCAGCGCGTGCCGGCGACGGAGGCGGGGGGCAGGATCCACACCTCCACGGTGACCGTGGCGGTGATGCCCGAAGCGGAAGAGGTGGACGTCCAGATCCAGCAGGACGACCTCCGGATCGACGTGTTTCGCTCGTCCGGGCCGGGCGGGCAGAGCGTCAACACCACCGACTCCGCGGTGCGGATCACGCACATCCCCACGGGGCTCGTCGTCCAGTGCCAGGACGAGAAGTCCCAGTTGAAGAACAAGTCGAAGGCGTTGAAGATCCTCCGGTCGCGCCTCTACGACGCGGAAATGGCGAAACGCCAGTCCGAGCGGGCCGACCTGCGCCGCGCCCAGGTGGGGACGGGGGACCGCAGCGAGCGGATCCGCACCTACAATTTTCCTCAGAACCGCGTAACCGACCACCGGGTCGGGCTGACGGTGCACCAGCTCTCCGCCGTGCTCGACGGCGGGTTCGACCCCTTCATCGACGCCCTGACGTCCCAGGCCCAGGTCGAGGCCCTCCGCAAAACCGGCTGAGCGGCCCATTTCATGAAAACGTACCTGAAGAGCGATCCCGGAAGGCGCTGCGCATCCAGGACTCTCGCTTCGGCTGCGCCGCCTCGGAGGGCGGGGCTCCGTTCGTGGCTCGCCGTGCGATGAACCCGCACGGCTGCGCTTTACCTCACTTCGCCCCCCCTCCTGCGGCGGCTCCGCCGGACCCTTCCGTTGCATGCGCCTTCTGGGCTGCCTTTCCTATACATCGCCGTATCATGAATTGAAGCACTAAGTGCGTCTCTCTGAACTCATCGCGTTCTGCCGTCGGGAGATGGCGGGCGTCAAGGACGCCGCCCCCGGCGAGGCGGAGATCCTCGTCTCTGCCGTGACCCGGATCCCGCGGAACCGGCTCTTTCTTTCGATGGACGACGACGTGGGAGACGTGGAGGGCCGGCTGTTCCCGCTGATCGCGCGCCGCGCGGCCGGCGAGCCGCTGCAGTACGTTCTCGGCGCCTGGGATTTCTTCGGGAGGGAGTTCCTGTTATCCCGCGACACGCTCATCCCGCGTCCCGAGACGGAGGGGCTGGCGGAGCTGGTGGTGGCCGCCCTGCGCCGCTCCCCCCGGGCGCGCCCCCTCGCGCTCGACGTGGGGACCGGGAGCGGGGCGATCGCGGTGACCCTGGCCGCGGAGGTTCCCTCGGCCCGCATCGTGGCCACCGACATCTCGCCCGGCGCCGTGCGGGTGGCGCGCGAGAACGCGGCGCGCCACGGCGTGGCGGCCCGCGTCCTGCCGATCCGCTGCGACCTGCTTTCCGCCTTGAAATGCGGGGAGCGATTTGATGTAGTGGTCTCCAACCCTCCGTACGTCGCCGAAGGGGAGTGGCCTTCGTTGCCGCCCGCGGTGCGCGACTACGAGCCGTCGGGGGCGCTTCTTGCCGGCCGGGACGGCCTGTCGGTCCTTCGGCCGCTGGTCGTGGGCGCCGCAGGGCTCCTGTCGCACGGCGGGGAGCTTTGGTGCGAGATCGGCGCTGCGCAGGGAGAGGCGGCGTCCTCGCTGCCGTGCGGTTCCCTGCGGCCGCTGGGGGTCTTTCCGGACCTCGCGGGGCGGGACCGGTACGCCGGCTGGAAAAAACCGGAACGGGAGCGCTGACACTGGACATCTTCGTCATCAAGGGGGGGAAGCGGCTTTCGGGGGTCTGCCGTGTCTCCGGCGCGAAAAACGCCGTGCTGCCGGCCATGGCGGCGTCGCTGCTCGCCGAGGGGCCGGTGGAGATCGTCGGGGTGCCCCGGCTGCGGGACATCGACACGTTCGCCAAGCTTCTCGGAATCCTCGGGGCGGAGGTCACGCACGACGACGACGGCGGCGCGGACGAGCGCGAGGTGTTGAGGATCACGCCGGGGGATGCGCGGAAAGCCGAGGCGCCCTACGAGCTGGTGAAGACGATGCGCGCGTCGGTCCTCGTTCTCGGGCCGCTCCTCGCCCGGTATGGGCGGGCCCGGATCTCCCTTCCCGGCGGGTGCGCGATCGGCGCCCGGCCGATCGACCAGCACCTGCGGGGGCTGGAACTCATGGGGGCGAAGACCTCCCTTTCCAAGGGGTACATCGAGGCGTCGGCGGATCGCCTTTCGGGTGCGACCGTCACCTTCGACATGAAGACCGTCACAGGAACGGAGAACCTCATGATGGCCGCCTCACTCGCCGAGGGGACGACCGTCCTTTCGAACGCGGCGCAGGAGCCCGAGGTGTGCGACCTCGCCCGGCTGCTTCGCGCGATGGGGGCCGACATCGGGGGGGAAGGGACCGACGAGATCGTGGTCCGCGGGGTTCGTTCCCTCCACGGGGCGCGCCACGAGGTGATGGCGGACCGGATCGAGGCGGCTACGCTGCTCCTGGCCGGCGCGATCACGGGCGGAGACGTGACGGCGCTGGGCGCGGACGCCTCGTCGATGAACGCCGTCGTCGAAAAGCTCCGGAGAAGCGGGGCCGACGTCGACACTGTCCCGGGAGGGGTGCGCGTCCGCAGGGTCGGGCCGATCCGCTCCGTGAACGTGAAGACCGCCCCGTACCCCGGGTTTCCCACGGACGTGCAGGCGCAGTTCATGGCCTACATGTGCCTGGGCGACGGGTTCAGCATCGTTTCCGAGACGATCTTCGAGAACCGGTTCATGCACGTCGCCGAATTGCGCCGGATGGGGGCGAGGATCGATGTTTCCGGGAACACGGCCGCGGTGAGGGGGGTCCCGGCGCTTTCCGGGGCGCCGCTCATGGCGACCGACCTTCGCGCCTCGGCGTCGCTGGTGCTGGCGGGACTGGCCGCGTCGGGGACGACCGAGGTGCTGAGGATCTACCACCTCGACCGCGGGTACGAGGTTCTGGAACGCAGGCTTTCCTCACTGGGCGCCGACATCGTCCGGGTGAAGGAGTAGGAGGCGGGACGCATGCGGTGGCACCGGTCGGGGACGGCGGGATTCCGGGAGGCGCTTGGAAGCGCGGAGAACCGAGGTTCCGCCGGCGCGGAGAAGGTGTCCGAGGTGGTCGGGGAAATTCTCCGGTCCGTTCGGGAAGGCGGCGACGCGGCGCTGGCGGAGTACACGCGGCGGTTCGACCGGTTCGACCCCCGCAGGAAAGGATTTGCCGTTCCGCCACGGGAGATCGACGCGGCGTGGCGCCGCCTTCCCGCGGCGTTGCGGCGGTCCCTCGCGTTGGCGGCGGAGCGGATCGAGACGTTTCACCGGCACCAGGTCGAGGGCGGGTTCGGTGTTTCCCTGCCCGGGGCGACCCTCGGTCAGCGGGTCGTGCCGGTCGCCCGCGCGGGCGTGTATGTGCCCGGGGGGAAGGCGGCGTATCCGTCGACCTTGCTGATGAACGCCCTCCCCGCCCGCGTGGCGGGGGTCGCCGAGGTGGTTGCGGCGTGCTCCGCCCCCGGTGGCAAGGTACCGGATGTCGTGTTGGCGGCCGCCCGGATCGCCGGTGTTTCCGTGGTGTACCGCATCGGCGGCGCGCAGGCGATCGCCGCGCTTGCCTACGGGACGGAGTCCGTCCCGCGCGTCGACGTGATCTCGGGTCCCGGCAACGCCTACGTCACCGAAGCCAAGCGCCGGGTCTTCGGCTCCGTCGGGATCGACATGCTCGCGGGGCCGAGCGAGCTGGTGGTGCTCGCGGACCGGACCGCGATTCCCGCCTACGTCGCTGCGGATCTTCTCTCGCAGGCGGAGCACGACGAGGATGCCTTCGTGGCGCTGGTGACGAATTCGCGCGAGCTGCCCCCGGCGGTGGAGCGTGAATTGGGGCGGCAAGTCCGTTCCCTCCCGCGCCGCGAAATCCTGCGGGCATCCCTTTCCCTCGCCGAGGGATTTTTGACGCGTTCCCTCCGGGAGTCTGTCGAGGTCGTCAACCGGCTTGCTCCGGAGCACCTGAGCATCGTGACCCGGGACCCGTGGAAGGACTTTTCGGGAATTCGCAACGCGGGCACCGCGTTTCTTGGCCCCTTCAGCCCGGTGGCCGTGGGCGACTATATCGCCGGGATCAACCACACCCTTCCGACCGGCGGGGCGTCACGTTTTTCATCCCCGCTCGGAGTTGCCGATTTCCTCAAGAAAATTAACGTGGTATCATATGAATTTTCAGCGCTCCGCTCCGATGCGCCGCATGTGGTGCGGCTCGCCCGAAAGGAGGGACTGGCCGCGCACGCGGAGGCGGTCCTGATGCGCACCCGTGGAAGGGGGAAGCGGTGATGAGCCGGGAAGGTCAGGTCGAGCGAACCACGAAGGAGACCCGGATCAAGCTCTCCCTGCGGATTTCCGGGGAGGGGTCGGGGAAGATCGGCACGGGGGTCCCCTTTCTCGACCACATGCTGGCGCTGTTCTCGCGTCACGGGCTGTTCGACCTGACGATTGCGGCGAAAGGTGACGTCGAGGTCGACTTCCACCACGTGGTGGAGGACGTGGG is from Deltaproteobacteria bacterium CG2_30_66_27 and encodes:
- a CDS encoding riboflavin biosynthesis protein RibF, encoding MDVIEGSGNFSLPGESSLTIGNFDGVHLGHRELLRRTVARARDVGLHAVALTFTPHPVRFFTPKARFYEITSMGEKASRIEELGIDLLVVESFTGAIGGMEPEEFARTVLHERLRARFITVGYDFTFGRNRTGSPGMLRRIGGELGFEVDVVPPLLRGGAIVSSSRIRELLLSGRVREAEELLCRPYAVSGRVIPGAARGKKLGFPTANVEFTQELIPLPGVYVIDAAVGGVVRRGVANVGFNPTFGENSLAVEAHILDFAGDLYGQEMTVRFRDRIRDERKFKSVEELVRQIGKDVAYARSARLTKCFNS
- a CDS encoding transcription termination factor Rho, producing MNLKELKGMRIGDLTEIAKKMNVDGAAGLKKQELIFAILQSQTDQEVIVSGEGVLEVLPDGYGFLRAPDSNYLPGPDDIYVSPSQIRRFGLRTGDTVSGQIRAPKGDERYFALLKVEKVNFEDPEISKDKILFDNLTPLYPQEKFTMEYAQNNYATRIIDLFAPIGMGQRALITSPPRAGKTVILQNIANGLTKNHPEAVLIVLLIDERPEEVTDMQRSVVGEVISSTFDEPAQRHVQVAEMVLEKAKRLVEHKKDVVILLDSITRLARAYNAVVPPSGKVLSGGVDANALQKPKRFFGAARNIEEGGSLTIIATALIETGSRMDEVIFEEFKGTGNNELVLDRKIAEKRIFPAIDINKSGTRKEELLLEKNLLQRVWILRKFLSPLSPAESMEFLLDKISKTKTNKEFIESMNS
- a CDS encoding 50S ribosomal protein L31, with product MRENIHPKYVSATVKCACGNTFETMSVTEEIKVAICSNCHPFFTGKQKLIDTAGRIEKFEKKYGTGAKA
- a CDS encoding FAD-dependent thymidylate synthase, translating into MNVSLLTCTPDPERVVALAARLCTSPASIGELREKISRGDARNLIRRVLSMGHTSVLEHVTLTYGVEGISRAASHQLVRHRIASYSQQSQRYVAAKFGYVTPPTVAASPGLLAGYERHMAACSRIYAKMMKAGVPPEDARFALPNATETKILITMNARELHHFFALRTCRRAQWEIREMAKRMLSAARERAPLLFETAGPGCVRGGCPEGKMSCGKPAEVRREIEALGKGDGA
- a CDS encoding peptide chain release factor 1 yields the protein MWDKLESATARIPELERLLSDPAVTGNPREMQRIGRELAELRPVAEVHARYRKVEQELADNLALQDSETDPAMKAMVREEIDRLTSEKDLLAGEIRTLLVPKDPNDEKNILIEIRAGAGGDEASAFAGELFRAYGMYADSRRWKVEILSRSETGLGGTKEVIAMIEGRGAYSRLKYESGVHRVQRVPATEAGGRIHTSTVTVAVMPEAEEVDVQIQQDDLRIDVFRSSGPGGQSVNTTDSAVRITHIPTGLVVQCQDEKSQLKNKSKALKILRSRLYDAEMAKRQSERADLRRAQVGTGDRSERIRTYNFPQNRVTDHRVGLTVHQLSAVLDGGFDPFIDALTSQAQVEALRKTG
- a CDS encoding protein-(glutamine-N5) methyltransferase, release factor-specific; amino-acid sequence: MAGVKDAAPGEAEILVSAVTRIPRNRLFLSMDDDVGDVEGRLFPLIARRAAGEPLQYVLGAWDFFGREFLLSRDTLIPRPETEGLAELVVAALRRSPRARPLALDVGTGSGAIAVTLAAEVPSARIVATDISPGAVRVARENAARHGVAARVLPIRCDLLSALKCGERFDVVVSNPPYVAEGEWPSLPPAVRDYEPSGALLAGRDGLSVLRPLVVGAAGLLSHGGELWCEIGAAQGEAASSLPCGSLRPLGVFPDLAGRDRYAGWKKPERER